A region of Notolabrus celidotus isolate fNotCel1 chromosome 4, fNotCel1.pri, whole genome shotgun sequence DNA encodes the following proteins:
- the LOC117811727 gene encoding myosin-3-like — MANSKSTSWYQPMDIDESNETLEEIISRYCRWPRQDKPHPQSNQRRPPQLQERYPAAKSQVQELQERLEEERQQRLQCEKENRCLKEQIKHLKPSFQPQNLTYYVQHTTGKFTGIIKDLNQKLTAKEEANETLKKEVEDLKKWLAEARSSHTELSSKLISQNEDSDRLKKEVDQLTKDKEHQTWWIDRLMNELDEVRGQLWELEALDLKEQVDKLTKEKASLTRWSDRLMKELDEVSDPLWTLWASDTKEEVEDLKKRLAEAKTSHTELSSKLRSQKDDSDRLREEVDQLTKEKETQTLWSDLLLKELEEVREQLWVMKLPKHQAVKEETDLAQLMKNLSLQDNSGPSLPSNETWVKELIKISPWRTPP, encoded by the exons atgGCAAACTCAAAATCAACAAGCTGGTACCAACCAATGGATATAGACGAGTCAAATGAGACTCTGGAGGAGATTATCAGCAGGTATTGTCGCTGGCCAAGACAAGACAAACCTCATCCTCAATCCAATCAGAGGCGCCCACCCCAATTGCAGGAGAGGTATCCTGCTGCCAAGAGCCAGgtccaggagctgcaggagaggctggaggaggagcgACAACAGAGACTCCAGTGTGAAAAGGAGAACAGGTGtttaaaagaacaaattaaACACCTGAAGCCCTCCTTTCAGCCTCAGAACCTCACCTATTATGTGCAGCACACCACAGGGAAGTTCACTGGCATAATAAaagacctgaaccagaagctcACAGCCAAGGAGGAGGCCAATGAGACCCTCAAAAAGGAGGTGGAGGACCTGAAGAAATGGCTGGCAGAAGCCAGGTCCAGCCACACTGAGCTGTCCTCCAAATTGATATCCCAGAATGAGGACAGTGACAGGCTCAAGAAGGAG GTGGACCAGCTCACCAAGGACAAGGAACACCAAACCTGGTGGATTGACCGCCTCATGAATGAGCTGGATGAGGTCAGGGGGCAGCTTTGGGAGCTGGAGGCCTTAGACCTCAAGGAGCAGGTGGACAAGCTCACCAAGGAGAAGGCAAGCCTAACCCGATGGAGTGACCGCCTCATGAAAGAGCTGGACGAGGTCAGCGACCCGCTTTGGACGCTGTGGGCTTCAGACAccaaggaggaggtggaggacctgAAGAAAAGGCTGGCAGAAGCCAAGACCAGCCACACTGAGCTGTCCTCCAAATTAAGATCACAAAAGGACGACAGTGACAGGCTCAGGGAGGAGGTGGACCAGCTCACCAAGGAGAAGGAAACCCAAACCTTGTGGAGTGACCTCCTTCTGAAAGAGCTGGAAGAGGTCCGGGAGCAGCTTTGGGTGATGAAGCTACCCAAACATCAAGCTGTCAAGGAGGAGACTGATCTGGCCCAACTAATGAAGAACCTGTCCCTCCAAGACAACTCAGGGCCCTCCCTTCCCAGCAATGAAACTTGGGTTAAAGAACTTATCAAGATCTCTCCCTGGAGAACGCCCCCCTAA
- the mocos gene encoding molybdenum cofactor sulfurase gives MDFQKLCSFETFTQTWDHYGYSANFEELVEQEFPRMKGITYLDHAAATLYPESLLRDYFQDISRNVYGNPHSHNPSSRLTHDTIERVRYRVLQHFNVTPEEYSVIFTSGCTAALKLVAESFPWRPQTEGEAGSCFSYLTDSHTSVVGIRGLTSGWGVVTVPVSPQEVKNGAKAAAQGEDVVCQTPHLFCYPAQSNFSGLKYPLSHVKGIQARHLYPACDHPGRWFVLLDAASHVSCSPLNLQDCPADFIPISFYKMFGFPTGLGALLVHKDAGGILRKTYFGGGTAAAYLSGGDYYVQASNISDRFEDGTVSFLDIIAVNHGFEALHRITGGMHNIQQHTFGLARYTYTLLSSLCHGNRRPVAQMYTEGQFESPSTQGAILNFNLMDSHGQIIGYSQVDRMASLYNIHVRTGCFCNTGACQSFLGITDGQMRRNLQAGHVCGDGIDLVDGQPTGSVRVSFGYMSTFEDCQKFLNFVAECFVEKPVTVDQERLEMLQTVTAAPRGLYEDHPIKMSNGEKYKTDGKETHIEASPRGFGNNNTAHTLTNIYIYPIKSCGAYEVHDWPVGPLGLLYDRGWMVVNGNGVCLSQKREQRLCLIHPQVHLPSDKLLLQASGKDTMAVPLEINTQMHTSDQVCQSKVCGDRVETVDCGDEAASWLSDFLGQPCRLIRLSADFTREMKNSPSGAATSSSLSLVNEAQYLMINRASVELIQKLMSSRQDDPLLDTQNVISRFRANLVIAGVEPFEEDNWSHLIIGNTQFVVTGQCGRCQMVGVDQETGARTKEPLMSLSAYRTGKVTFGVYLTQQLPEGSTTPHVLSVGALIQPEQDCS, from the exons ATGGATTTCCAAAAGCTTTGCTCCTTTGAGACTTTTACACAGACCTGGGATCACTATGGTTATAGTGCAAACTTTGAGGAGCTGGTAGAGCAGGAGTTCCCTCGGATGAAAG GAATAACCTATCTGGATCATGCAGCAGCCACTCTATACCCCGAGTCCCTCCTCAGAGACTACTTTCAGGACATATCAAGGAACGTGTACG GAAACCCTCACAGCCATAACCCCAGCAGTAGACTGACACATGACACCATAGAGAGGGTCAGATACAG GGTATTGCAGCATTTCAACGTGACCCCTGAGGAGTATTCTGTGATTTTCACGTCGGGTTGTACAGCAGCTCTGAAATTAGTGGCTGAGAGCTTTCCCTGGAGACCACAGACTGAGGGTGAAGCGGGGAGTTGCTTCAGCTACCTCACTGACAGCCATACTTCTGTGGTTGGCATTAGAGGACTGACTTCAGGCTGGGGGGTTGTTACCGTGCCTGTCTCTCCACAGGAAGTAAAAAACGGGGCGAAGGCTGCAGCTCAAGGTGAAGATGTTGTATGCCAGACGCCACACCTCTTCTGTTACCCAGCACAGAGCAACTTCTCCGGACTGAAGTATCCCCTGAGCCATGTGAAAGGCATTCAGGCGAGACACCTTTACCCAGCATGTGACCACCCGGGCCGCTGGTTTGTGCTGCTGGATGCAGCCTCTCATGTCAGCTGTTCCCCTCTAAACTTACAGGACTGCCCCGCTGATTTCATCCCCATCTCCTTCTACAAGATGTTTGGCTTCCCTACAGGTCTGGGGGCACTGCTTGTCCACAAAGACGCGGGAGGCATACTAAGAAAGACTTATTTTGGTGGAGGTACAGCAGCAGCCTACCTTTCTGGAGGAGATTATTATGTGCAGGCTTCAAACATTTCTGACAG ATTTGAGGACGGGACTGTCTCTTTCTTGGACATTATTGCAGTAAATCATGGTTTTGAAGCTCTTCACAGGATCACAG GGGGCATGCACAACATCCAGCAGCACACATTTGGTCTTGCACGCTACACTTACACTCTGCTGTCAAGTCTTTGCCATGGCAACAGGAGACCGGTGGCTCAGATGTACACTGAAGGCCAGTTTGAGAGTCCTAGCACACAGGGTGCAATCCTCAACTTCAACCTCATGGATTCTCACGGACAGATAATTGGATACTCTCAG GTGGACAGGATGGCGAGTCTCTACAACATTCATGTGAGGACAGGCTGCTTCTGCAACACTGGAGCCTGTCAGTCCTTCCTCGGGATCACTGATGGGCAGATGAGGAGAAACCTGCAG GCCGGCCATGTCTGCGGAGACGGTATCGACCTGGTGGATGGCCAACCAACCGGATCTGTCCGTGTGTCCTTTGGCTACATGTCAACATTCGAAGACTGTCAAAAGTTTCTGAACTTTGTTGCGGAGTGTTTCGTAGAGAAACCGGTCACGGTGGATCAAGAAAGACTCGAGATGCTTCAAACAGTGACAGCAGCACCTCGGGGCTTATATGAAGATCATCCAATTAAGATGTCCAATGGAGAAAAGTATAAAACAGATGGGAAGGAGACGCATATAGAAGCATCACCCAGGGGATTtggaaacaacaacacagcccATACTCTGACCAACATCTACATCTATCCCATCAAATCATGTGGAGCTTACGAG GTCCACGACTGGCCAGTAGGACCGCTGGGTTTACTGTATGACAGAGGCTGGATGGTGGTGAATGGAAATGGTGTGTGCCTGAGTCAGAAGAGAGAGCAGCGTTTATGTCTCATTCACCCTCAAGTCCACCTGCCCTCAGACAAATTGCTCCTGCAAGCATCAG GGAAGGATACGATGGCGGTTCCTCTGGAAATAAACACTCAAATGCACACAAGCGATCAAGTGTGTCAGAGCAAAGTTTGTGGTGACAG GGTGGAGACTGTCGACTGTGGGGATGAGGCAGCATCGTGGCTCTCAGACTTCCTTGGACAGCCGTGCCGTCTGATAAGACTAAGTGCTGATTTTACCCGAGAAATGAAGAACAGTCCCAGTGGAG CTGCCAcctcctcatccctctctctggtGAATGAGGCTCAGTATCTCATGATCAACCGTGCCAGTGTGGAGCTCATTCAGAAGCTAATGAGCAGCAG ACAAGACGATCCGCTCCTTGACACGCAGAATGTCATTAGCCGCTTCCGAGCCAATTTAGTCATAGCTGGAGTCGAACCATTTGAGGAGGATAATTGGTCGCACTTGATTATTGGCAACACTCAATTTGTG GTCACAGGTCAGTGTGGAAGATGCCAGATGGTTGGAGTGGACCAGGAAACTGGGGCTAGAACAAAAGAGCCACTGATGTCTCTGTCAGCGTACCGCACCGGGAAG GTGACATTTGGTGTGTACCTGACCCAGCAGCTACCTGAGGGCTCCACTACACCACATGTCCTCTCTGTTGGTGCTCTCATACAACCAGAGCAGGACTGCTCCTGA